In Granulicella mallensis MP5ACTX8, the sequence CGTGGCTCTCGCATCGGATACATCTTTCAAGGCTTCAACCTTATCCCTTATCTGACCGTCGCAGAAAATATCGCCCTGCCCTGCCAGCTTCATCCGATCCGACGCAATCGCATCAGCGCCGCCACGGTGAACAGCGAAGTTGCACGACTGGCTAGACGGCTTGAGATCCATACACATCTTGACGCTCCCGTGACCGAGCTCTCCACAGGCCAACAACAGAGGGTCGCTATCGCCCGTGCCATTATCGGGTCGCCGGAGCTGGTCATCGCCGACGAACCCACTTCGTCGTTGGACACAGACCGGCGTGAAGCGTTTCTCGATTTGCTGAACGAAGTGATCACCGACGCTATTCGCCAGGACAACTCGAAGACCACACTTCTTTTTGTCTCGCATGATCGATCCCTCGCCAATCACTTCGATGAGTCGATATCGCTCGAAGAGATTGCGACAACACATCGTCCGGAGAGCAAACATGATCTTGCTTAGGCTGGCTCTCAAGTCGCTCCGCGCTCGCACCCTCACAACGACGCTTACCGTGTTCTCCATCGCCCTGTCGGTCATGCTGCTTGTCGGTGTCGATCGCCTGCGCGATGCAGCCCAAGCCGGCTTCTCTGGCACCTTGTCCCATACCGACCTGATCGCCGGTGCTCGTGGGGGAGATCTTCCTCTAC encodes:
- a CDS encoding ABC transporter ATP-binding protein gives rise to the protein MTYDDAIQLRDVRFSYKPDSLTLGIDELTIASGRRVFLHGPSGSGKTTLLSIISGVLTPQSGSVHIVGQDLKKLSASGRDTLRGSRIGYIFQGFNLIPYLTVAENIALPCQLHPIRRNRISAATVNSEVARLARRLEIHTHLDAPVTELSTGQQQRVAIARAIIGSPELVIADEPTSSLDTDRREAFLDLLNEVITDAIRQDNSKTTLLFVSHDRSLANHFDESISLEEIATTHRPESKHDLA